A genomic stretch from Telopea speciosissima isolate NSW1024214 ecotype Mountain lineage chromosome 7, Tspe_v1, whole genome shotgun sequence includes:
- the LOC122669720 gene encoding transcription initiation factor TFIID subunit 9 — protein sequence MAEREEGDEELPRDAKIVKSLLKSMGVREYEPRVVHQFLELWYRYVGDVLTDALVYSEHAGKPAIDCEDIKLAIQTKVNFSFSQPPPREVLLELARNRNKVPLPKSIAGLGIPLPPEQDTLISPNYQLAMPKKQISRTVEETEEDEEATNPNPPQESTDMQQQTPQRVSFPLQAKRPR from the exons ATGGCagagagggaggagggagaCGAGGAATTGCCAAGGGATGCAAAGATAGTGAAATCATTACTGAAATCAATGGGTGTCCGGGAATATGAGCCCCGTGTGGTGCACCAGTTCCTGGAACTGTGGTATCGGTATGTTGGTGATGTTTTGACTGATGCCTTGGTGTACTCTGAGCATGCTGGCAAGCCTGCAATTGACTGTGAGGATATCAAGCTTGCCATCCAGACAAAAGTTAACTTCAGCTTCTCACAACCCCCTCCTCGAGAG GTTCTACTCGAGTTGGCTAGGAACAGGAACAAAGTCCCATTACCAAAGTCTATTGCAGGGCTGGGGATCCCGCTCCCACCTGAACAGGACACATTGATCAGCCCAAATTACCAGCTTGCGATGCCCAAGAAGCAGATTTCTCGAACAGTTGAAGAaacagaggaagatgaagaggcAACTAACCCAAATCCTCCTCAAGAATCAACAGACATGCAGCAGCAAACTCCCCAAAGGGTATCATTCCCCCTTCAGGCAAAGCGTCCAAGGTAG